In one window of Duganella dendranthematis DNA:
- a CDS encoding TonB-dependent receptor — protein MIYKSIVALATFLPLAVHADTTDAGDTPATTVQVRGHYDNGVGTSNAASQGAVTAELIANRPALRPGELLEFVPGVIVTQHSGDGKANQYFLRGFNLDHGTDFATFVDGMPVNMRTHAHGQGYTDLNFLIPELVDRINYKKGPYYADEGDFASAGAAHLTLANKLRENTASVSVGENQYYRSVVTGSTPLGAGNLVYGAELGHNNGPWVEPEAFHKSLGVLRYAQGASDDQFTVTGMFYKGAWHASNQIPLRAVQSGEIDPFGAIDPTDGGETSRYSLSAAMRKRTSDALFQANAYVVQSSLTLYNDFTYFLDDPVNGDQSRQTEKRRMAGFDVGQTWFSHWGGLDVSNKVGLQGRYDYISPLGLYKTAHQQTLGVITESKVKEASAGAYVENTVQWLPWMRTTAGLRYDRYRFDVDSNIAENSGNVSAGTTSPKFSVVLGPWARTEFFVNYGEGFHSNDARGTTVHLTPKEREPIDPVTPLVKTRGAEIGARTEFLPGLQSSMALWKLRSESELVFSGDAGDTSPSRGSYRSGIEWNNHYIANSWLLFDLDMAYSRSHYTEHDPVGDYIPGAIGKVASFGATTMDLGPWSGAFQMRYFGPRPLIEDNSQRSASTAIAYARVGYKFNRRWTVQLDAFNLFDRKASDVDYYYASRLPGEPAEGVDDIHYHPAERRTFRLTVKTTF, from the coding sequence ATGATCTACAAATCGATCGTCGCCTTGGCGACTTTCCTGCCGCTGGCCGTCCATGCGGACACCACGGATGCTGGCGATACGCCGGCGACCACGGTCCAGGTACGCGGCCATTACGATAACGGCGTGGGCACCTCCAACGCCGCCAGCCAGGGTGCGGTAACGGCGGAGCTGATCGCCAACCGTCCTGCCTTGCGGCCGGGCGAACTGCTGGAGTTTGTACCCGGCGTGATCGTCACGCAGCACAGCGGCGACGGCAAGGCCAATCAATACTTCCTGCGCGGCTTTAACCTCGACCACGGCACCGACTTCGCCACCTTCGTCGACGGCATGCCGGTCAATATGCGCACCCACGCGCATGGCCAAGGCTACACGGATCTGAACTTCCTGATCCCGGAACTGGTGGACCGCATCAACTACAAAAAAGGCCCGTACTATGCGGACGAAGGCGACTTCGCATCCGCCGGCGCGGCGCATCTGACGCTGGCGAACAAGCTGCGCGAAAACACCGCCAGCGTGTCGGTGGGCGAGAATCAGTATTACCGCTCGGTGGTCACTGGCTCGACGCCGCTGGGCGCCGGCAATCTGGTGTACGGCGCGGAGCTGGGCCACAACAACGGCCCGTGGGTGGAGCCGGAGGCCTTCCACAAAAGCCTGGGCGTGCTGCGTTACGCGCAAGGCGCCAGCGATGACCAGTTCACTGTGACCGGCATGTTCTACAAGGGCGCCTGGCACGCGAGTAATCAGATTCCGCTGCGCGCGGTGCAGAGCGGCGAGATCGATCCGTTCGGCGCCATCGATCCGACCGACGGCGGCGAGACCTCGCGATACAGCCTGTCCGCCGCCATGCGCAAGCGCACCAGCGACGCGCTGTTCCAGGCGAATGCCTACGTGGTGCAATCCAGCCTGACGCTGTACAACGACTTCACCTACTTCCTCGACGACCCGGTCAATGGCGACCAGTCGCGCCAGACCGAGAAGCGCCGCATGGCCGGGTTCGACGTCGGCCAGACGTGGTTCAGCCACTGGGGCGGTCTGGATGTCAGCAACAAGGTTGGCTTGCAGGGACGCTACGACTACATCTCGCCGCTGGGCCTCTACAAGACGGCGCACCAGCAAACGCTGGGCGTGATCACCGAATCGAAAGTGAAGGAAGCCAGCGCCGGCGCCTACGTCGAGAACACCGTGCAGTGGCTGCCGTGGATGCGCACCACGGCCGGCCTGCGTTATGACCGTTACCGCTTTGACGTCGACAGCAATATCGCCGAGAACTCAGGCAACGTCAGCGCCGGCACCACGTCGCCGAAATTCTCGGTGGTGCTGGGGCCTTGGGCCAGGACCGAATTCTTCGTCAACTACGGCGAGGGCTTCCACAGCAACGACGCGCGCGGCACCACCGTGCATCTGACGCCGAAGGAGCGTGAACCGATCGACCCGGTCACGCCGCTGGTGAAGACGCGCGGCGCGGAGATCGGCGCGCGCACCGAATTCCTGCCTGGCCTGCAAAGCTCGATGGCGTTGTGGAAGCTGCGCTCCGAATCGGAGCTGGTATTTTCCGGCGACGCCGGTGATACCTCGCCGAGCCGTGGCAGTTACCGTTCCGGCATCGAGTGGAACAACCACTACATCGCCAATTCGTGGCTGCTGTTCGATCTGGATATGGCGTATTCGCGCAGTCACTACACCGAGCACGATCCGGTGGGCGACTACATTCCCGGCGCGATCGGCAAGGTGGCGTCGTTCGGCGCCACCACCATGGATCTGGGGCCATGGTCGGGCGCGTTCCAGATGCGCTATTTCGGACCGCGTCCGCTGATCGAAGATAACAGCCAGCGCTCGGCCAGCACCGCGATCGCATATGCACGTGTAGGCTACAAATTCAACCGCCGCTGGACGGTGCAGCTGGATGCCTTCAACCTGTTCGACCGCAAGGCCAGCGATGTCGATTACTACTACGCCTCTCGCCTGCCGGGCGAACCGGCGGAAGGCGTGGACGATATCCACTACCATCCGGCCGAACGCCGCACCTTCCGCCTGACGGTCAAGACCACGTTCTGA
- the cueR gene encoding Cu(I)-responsive transcriptional regulator produces MNIGQAATATGVSAKMIRYYESIALIPAGKRTDAGYRIYGDNDLHTLRFVKRARLLGFSLEQIRGLLSLWQNKGRASADVKTIAMGHVAELNQRIAELTEMRDTLQTMASCCHGDQRPDCPILQSLAQ; encoded by the coding sequence ATGAATATCGGACAGGCCGCAACGGCCACCGGCGTTTCGGCCAAAATGATCCGCTACTACGAAAGCATCGCCCTGATCCCGGCCGGCAAACGCACTGACGCCGGCTACCGCATCTACGGCGACAACGACCTGCACACGCTGCGCTTCGTCAAGCGTGCCCGCTTGCTGGGCTTCTCGCTGGAGCAGATTCGCGGCCTGCTGTCGCTGTGGCAGAACAAGGGACGCGCCAGCGCTGACGTCAAGACGATCGCCATGGGCCATGTGGCCGAACTCAATCAGCGCATCGCCGAACTGACCGAAATGCGCGACACGCTGCAAACCATGGCCAGCTGCTGCCACGGCGACCAGCGCCCCGATTGCCCCATCCTGCAAAGCCTCGCACAATAG
- a CDS encoding heavy metal translocating P-type ATPase: MNQQAIKIDGMSCASCVGRVERVLAAVPGVDKVSVNLATEMARVESAEPVDFAALAQAVDKAGYQASLPPPEPGAAPADDAAAVAAPTARGFFAAFAPSGGTAVLLAALFSLPLIFPMLLELAGIHWMLDGRLQWLLATPVQFWLGARFYRAGWLAVRAGSGNMDLLVALGTSAAYGLSVYQLLSAGAMPHLYFEASAVVITLVLLGKWLEARAKRQTAQAIRALQTLRPESARVRRDGQDVDVAIHEVRVDDVIVVRPGERIAADGVVSEGASHVDEALITGESLPVARHAGERVTGGAINGEGLLLVRVTAVGAESTLSRIIRLVEDAQAAKAPVQHLVDRVSAVFVPVVLALALLTFAGWWLVAGDAEQAIINAVAVLVIACPCALGLATPAAIMAGTGVAARYGILIKDAEALELAHRITTVAFDKTGTLTEGQPSLAVLAPAPGVDEPHLLQLAAAVQRGSEHALARAVQLAAGVPNAAAPLLASDISALPGRGVKATVAGARLLLGSTRLMQEQGISLQALSTRAEELEHTGHTISWLADATTHQLLGLLAFGDRIKPQAQAAIAALHAMGIHTVLLTGDNQGSANAVGQQLGVQRIVANMLPADKASTIAALKQEGGTIAMVGDGINDAPALAAADVGIAMSSGTDVAMHAAGITLMRGDPALVAAAISISRRSYSKIRQNLFWAFIYNLIGIPLAAFGLLNPMVAGGAMALSSVSVISNALLLRRWKPEDRT; the protein is encoded by the coding sequence ATGAATCAGCAAGCGATCAAAATTGACGGTATGAGCTGCGCCTCCTGCGTTGGCAGGGTGGAGCGGGTGCTGGCGGCGGTGCCGGGCGTCGACAAAGTCAGTGTCAATCTGGCCACCGAAATGGCGCGCGTGGAATCGGCCGAACCGGTCGACTTTGCCGCGCTGGCGCAGGCGGTCGACAAGGCCGGCTATCAGGCCTCGCTGCCGCCACCGGAGCCGGGCGCCGCGCCTGCCGACGATGCAGCCGCCGTCGCTGCGCCGACCGCGCGCGGTTTCTTCGCAGCCTTCGCGCCGAGCGGTGGCACGGCGGTCCTGCTGGCCGCGCTGTTCTCACTTCCCCTGATTTTTCCAATGCTGCTGGAACTGGCCGGCATCCACTGGATGCTGGATGGCCGCCTGCAATGGCTGCTCGCCACGCCGGTGCAATTCTGGCTGGGGGCGCGCTTCTATCGCGCCGGCTGGCTGGCGGTGCGTGCGGGCAGCGGCAATATGGACTTGCTGGTGGCCCTTGGCACCAGCGCGGCTTATGGCCTGAGCGTGTATCAGTTGCTGTCTGCCGGCGCTATGCCACACCTGTATTTTGAGGCATCGGCGGTGGTGATTACGCTGGTGTTGCTGGGGAAATGGCTGGAGGCGCGCGCCAAGCGCCAGACGGCGCAGGCGATTCGCGCGTTGCAAACACTGCGGCCCGAGTCGGCGCGTGTGCGCCGGGACGGCCAGGATGTGGATGTCGCGATTCATGAAGTGCGCGTGGATGACGTCATCGTCGTGCGGCCGGGGGAGCGCATCGCTGCCGACGGTGTGGTCAGCGAAGGCGCCAGCCACGTGGATGAGGCGCTGATTACCGGCGAGAGCCTGCCGGTGGCCCGTCATGCCGGCGAGCGGGTGACGGGAGGCGCCATCAATGGCGAAGGTTTGCTGCTGGTGCGCGTGACGGCGGTGGGGGCGGAAAGCACGTTGTCACGCATCATTCGCCTGGTGGAGGATGCACAGGCGGCCAAGGCGCCGGTGCAGCATCTGGTAGACCGCGTGAGCGCGGTGTTCGTGCCGGTGGTGCTGGCGCTGGCGCTGCTGACCTTCGCAGGCTGGTGGCTGGTGGCCGGCGATGCCGAGCAGGCCATCATCAATGCGGTGGCGGTGCTGGTGATTGCGTGCCCCTGCGCGCTGGGGCTGGCGACGCCGGCCGCCATCATGGCCGGCACCGGCGTCGCGGCGCGCTACGGGATTCTGATCAAGGATGCGGAAGCACTGGAACTGGCGCACCGCATCACCACCGTGGCCTTCGACAAGACCGGCACGCTGACCGAAGGCCAACCATCGCTGGCCGTGCTGGCGCCCGCGCCGGGCGTCGACGAACCGCACCTGCTGCAACTGGCCGCCGCTGTGCAGCGCGGCAGCGAACACGCGCTGGCCCGCGCCGTCCAGCTAGCCGCCGGCGTGCCGAATGCCGCCGCGCCACTGCTGGCGTCCGACATCAGCGCCTTGCCTGGACGCGGCGTGAAGGCCACGGTGGCCGGCGCCCGTCTGCTGCTGGGCAGCACGCGCCTGATGCAAGAGCAGGGCATCTCACTGCAAGCGCTATCCACCCGTGCCGAAGAACTGGAGCACACCGGCCACACCATCTCCTGGCTTGCCGACGCCACCACCCACCAGCTCCTTGGCCTGCTGGCCTTCGGAGATCGCATCAAACCGCAAGCCCAAGCCGCCATCGCCGCGCTGCATGCGATGGGCATCCACACCGTGCTGCTCACCGGCGACAACCAGGGCAGCGCCAACGCCGTCGGCCAGCAGCTCGGCGTGCAGCGCATTGTCGCCAACATGCTGCCGGCCGATAAAGCCAGCACCATCGCCGCGCTCAAACAGGAAGGCGGCACCATCGCCATGGTCGGCGACGGCATCAACGACGCGCCGGCGCTGGCCGCCGCCGATGTCGGCATCGCCATGTCCAGCGGCACCGACGTCGCCATGCACGCCGCCGGCATCACGCTGATGCGCGGCGATCCGGCACTGGTGGCCGCCGCCATCTCCATCTCGCGCCGCAGCTACAGCAAGATCCGCCAGAACCTGTTCTGGGCCTTTATCTATAATTTGATCGGCATTCCGCTGGCCGCCTTCGGCCTGCTCAACCCCATGGTGGCCGGCGGTGCGATGGCACTCAGCTCGGTCAGCGTGATCAGCAACGCGCTGCTGCTGCGCCGCTGGAAACCGGAGGACCGCACATGA
- a CDS encoding FecR family protein, with protein MNQLKRLTAIKAWLALLLWCVASVGWAAQVAGTITQLSGPLMARKANGAVRILSMKSEVESGDTLVTEKNTYAMVKFIDNSEITLKPSTTFKVENFAYDADKPDGDNASFNLVKGGLRSVTGLLGKRNKEKFSLKTPSATIGIRGTTFVAEWVEPTEQAVAYAAAQRQAWLMASTASLGDTYPLQPLMLAQAAIPAPNTPALPPGLYVQVIDGMINLTNKGGAQNFAAGQFGYTASPTQPPVIVPKNPGIQFTLPPAFTQPPAPAGGAATPPKSNTVDCEVR; from the coding sequence ATGAACCAACTAAAAAGACTTACTGCAATTAAGGCCTGGCTGGCGCTACTGCTGTGGTGTGTGGCCAGCGTCGGTTGGGCCGCGCAGGTGGCGGGCACCATCACGCAACTGAGCGGCCCGTTGATGGCGCGCAAGGCCAACGGCGCGGTACGCATACTGTCGATGAAGTCCGAAGTCGAAAGCGGCGACACCCTGGTGACCGAGAAGAACACCTACGCCATGGTCAAGTTCATCGACAACAGCGAGATCACGCTGAAGCCTTCCACCACCTTCAAGGTGGAGAATTTCGCCTACGATGCCGACAAGCCCGATGGCGACAACGCGTCCTTTAACCTCGTCAAGGGCGGCTTGCGCTCGGTGACCGGCCTGCTGGGCAAGCGCAACAAGGAAAAGTTCTCGCTGAAGACGCCAAGCGCCACCATCGGCATTCGCGGCACCACCTTTGTCGCCGAGTGGGTGGAGCCGACCGAGCAGGCCGTGGCATACGCCGCTGCCCAACGGCAGGCTTGGCTCATGGCCAGCACTGCCAGCCTGGGAGACACCTATCCGCTGCAGCCGCTGATGCTGGCGCAAGCCGCCATTCCCGCGCCGAACACGCCCGCGCTGCCGCCGGGACTGTACGTTCAGGTGATCGACGGAATGATCAATCTGACCAATAAGGGCGGGGCACAGAACTTTGCTGCCGGCCAGTTCGGTTACACGGCGAGCCCGACGCAGCCGCCGGTGATCGTACCGAAGAACCCTGGCATTCAATTCACGCTGCCACCGGCCTTTACGCAGCCGCCTGCCCCGGCTGGCGGGGCCGCCACGCCACCCAAGTCCAATACAGTGGATTGCGAAGTGCGCTAA
- a CDS encoding beta strand repeat-containing protein yields the protein MKPTPRFNLRRKALAMMVAACYASVQAAPVNPTVVAGQASFSQQGKTFTITNTPNAIINWQGFSIAADEVTRFIQQSSDSKVLNRVTGVDPSLILGSLQSNGKVFLINPNGVVFGAGARVDVNGLVASSLNISNADFLAGKNNFTAGDVAGKVSNQGTITTPSGGQIFLIAPSVENSGVITAPNGDVVLAAGHSVQLFDSKDPNVQVVVSAPADQALNLGSIVAQGGRVGVYGALVNQRGVINANSAVRGENGKIVLKASATTLVEAGSVTSATGSDQNTGGDILLLGRQVGVTGNAVVDASGAAGGGKVLVGGDYQGKNAAVVNAESTYVGKDVVISADATQGGNGGTVVVWSQDATRMYGSIYARGAAQSGNGGQVETSGDYLDVAGARVNTGAASGKTGSWLLDPLDIEVVGGTTLTQLSDVATFGVSLLTDLTSIGAGLITDSSSNVVLQAKRDVTISSSISNDSSASLTVQAGNDIKVNAPIYMGGGVTLTANDAASGNATGIGGITLASAANNAYILRTGGKNATLTGAYVNIDGKVDLAGGNLDARANVAGGTITLGASSSVATSAGSPAVLSFVADNIVLNGASGTVGSGASDGNDSVSFAAYTAGRGITLGGSNANALSLSAAALGSVSTGTLSIGDGAAGAVTVAGPLDLSSGGASGQLNLTGASIAIDGALTVAHGLNLNATNSLSGTGAITADSLSANGASVALTGANNVDNISGAARTAGFSFSSVDDMNIGGNISAVTGITLNSGGGIQQTGSSALTANSLAVTATGAARLNGSSNQIAALSATSVGSLSFTNSASQALTLNAVTLTGDYGDGTISIRTSGDLLVSGALNAKTQSVTLMGANITGSGVITASYLDAIAGGSVGLSGANLVDRVTGSSNGNFGYSGAGDYVVSNIDAGQNSIALSGPGNIFQTVDDGALRALSLSVSTPGEVSLLGNNRITALSATDVGSLSLYNGQALTLGNVSLSSGSTGAVNVEATGITVSGTLNGRAQKVSLSGGSVVVSHTGTAGTFEIGADALTLAADLTSSYAIVHPYSSDYKMVIGTNAGCGGDCLAVSNLWHLSAPSVTLGSTDATLNLGNITVAGIIGGNGGTLATRNAATTRIALFSNSGHITQTGAIDVQDLALQTSDNIMLTNSGNTVTNLAVAQTGSGHLHFANTGTLAIAQLDGIDGVSSNGDVELSVTGGGVVRGSGMALTADSLTLNTTGGVGANGSPLVTEVSDLTVTNTAGSSSMAGIYIANTNHNTQMMTVHDVTQVNAGGGNGGAISIDNTGGMKIAGTVATTTGAIALQTHSPLVVDGSVASDSGNITLAAGTGYDVSNTITIGNGAVVKSISGHVAVTATSYSSAGQVQDVNGAVTATLVPAPTPTPTPTPTPTPTPTPTPMPTPTPTPTPTPVPTPVPTPVPTPTPVPTPVPTPVPTPVPTPVPTPVPTPVPTPVPTPVPTPVPTPVPTPVPTPVPTPVPTPVPTPVPTPVPTPVPTPVPTPTPTPPPSADICTIAPNSALCQVLSPPTASEPVKPVQQASNEVIKTLSTSDGVPGSSSSGSSSSGGAATSSTPDDSKKTDKVEATSDKTGTKNEPTKKTYCN from the coding sequence ATGAAACCGACCCCACGTTTTAACTTGCGCCGCAAAGCCCTCGCCATGATGGTGGCGGCCTGTTACGCCAGCGTCCAGGCGGCGCCCGTCAACCCGACCGTGGTGGCGGGGCAGGCGAGCTTCAGCCAGCAAGGCAAGACCTTTACGATTACCAATACGCCGAACGCCATCATCAACTGGCAGGGATTTTCGATAGCCGCCGACGAGGTCACCCGTTTCATCCAGCAAAGCAGCGACAGCAAGGTGCTGAACCGGGTGACCGGCGTGGACCCTAGCCTGATCCTCGGTTCGCTGCAATCGAACGGCAAGGTGTTCCTGATTAATCCGAACGGCGTGGTGTTCGGCGCCGGCGCGCGCGTGGACGTCAACGGCCTGGTGGCGTCGAGCCTGAATATTTCCAACGCCGATTTCCTGGCCGGTAAAAACAACTTCACAGCTGGCGATGTCGCGGGCAAGGTCAGCAACCAGGGCACGATTACCACGCCGTCCGGCGGCCAGATCTTCCTGATCGCGCCATCGGTGGAAAACAGCGGCGTCATCACCGCGCCGAATGGCGATGTGGTGCTGGCTGCCGGCCATAGCGTGCAGCTGTTCGACTCGAAAGATCCGAATGTGCAGGTGGTGGTGTCGGCGCCGGCTGATCAGGCGCTGAATCTGGGCAGCATCGTGGCGCAGGGCGGGCGCGTGGGCGTGTACGGCGCGCTGGTCAATCAACGCGGCGTGATCAACGCCAACAGCGCGGTGCGCGGCGAGAACGGCAAGATAGTCCTCAAGGCCAGCGCCACCACGCTGGTGGAGGCGGGCAGTGTCACCAGCGCCACCGGCAGTGATCAGAACACCGGCGGCGATATCTTGCTGCTGGGCCGGCAGGTTGGCGTGACCGGCAATGCGGTAGTGGACGCCAGCGGCGCGGCTGGCGGCGGCAAGGTCCTGGTCGGCGGCGACTATCAGGGCAAGAACGCGGCGGTGGTCAATGCCGAGTCGACCTACGTCGGCAAGGACGTGGTCATCAGCGCCGATGCGACTCAGGGCGGCAATGGCGGCACGGTAGTGGTGTGGAGCCAGGACGCGACGCGCATGTACGGTTCGATCTACGCACGCGGCGCCGCGCAGAGCGGCAATGGCGGCCAGGTGGAAACCTCCGGCGATTATCTTGACGTGGCCGGCGCGCGCGTGAACACAGGCGCGGCCAGCGGCAAGACCGGCAGCTGGCTGCTCGATCCGCTGGATATCGAGGTGGTTGGCGGCACAACGCTCACGCAGCTGAGCGACGTTGCCACCTTTGGCGTCAGTCTGCTTACAGACCTGACGTCCATCGGCGCCGGCTTGATTACGGATTCCTCCTCCAACGTTGTGCTGCAAGCCAAGCGCGACGTCACCATCAGCAGCAGTATTTCGAACGACTCCAGTGCGTCGCTGACCGTGCAGGCCGGCAATGACATCAAGGTCAACGCGCCGATCTACATGGGCGGCGGCGTCACGCTGACCGCCAATGATGCCGCCAGCGGCAACGCCACCGGTATCGGCGGCATCACACTGGCCAGCGCCGCCAACAACGCTTACATCCTGCGCACCGGTGGCAAGAACGCGACGTTGACCGGCGCCTACGTCAACATCGACGGCAAGGTGGATCTGGCCGGCGGCAACCTGGACGCGCGCGCCAATGTGGCCGGCGGCACCATCACGCTGGGCGCCAGCAGCAGTGTGGCGACCAGCGCCGGCAGCCCGGCAGTGCTGTCCTTCGTGGCCGACAATATTGTGCTGAACGGCGCCAGCGGCACCGTCGGCAGTGGCGCCAGCGATGGCAACGATTCGGTCTCGTTTGCGGCCTACACGGCTGGCCGCGGCATTACTCTCGGCGGCAGCAATGCCAATGCGCTGAGCCTGAGCGCAGCCGCGCTGGGGTCAGTGTCGACCGGCACGCTCTCCATTGGTGATGGTGCGGCTGGCGCGGTGACGGTGGCTGGTCCGCTCGACCTGAGCAGCGGCGGCGCCAGTGGTCAGTTGAACCTCACCGGCGCCTCGATCGCGATCGACGGCGCGCTGACGGTGGCGCACGGGCTGAACCTGAACGCAACGAATAGCCTTAGCGGCACCGGGGCGATTACCGCCGACAGCTTGAGCGCCAACGGCGCCAGCGTCGCCCTCACCGGCGCCAATAACGTCGACAATATCTCCGGCGCTGCGCGTACTGCCGGCTTCAGCTTCAGCAGCGTGGACGACATGAACATTGGCGGCAACATTTCGGCCGTCACCGGTATCACCCTCAATTCCGGCGGCGGCATTCAGCAGACCGGGTCCTCCGCGCTGACAGCAAACTCGTTGGCGGTGACGGCGACCGGCGCGGCGCGGCTGAACGGTTCCTCCAATCAGATCGCGGCATTGAGCGCGACCAGTGTTGGCTCCTTGTCCTTCACTAACAGCGCCAGCCAGGCGCTGACGCTGAATGCCGTCACGTTGACCGGCGATTATGGCGACGGCACCATCAGCATCCGCACCAGCGGCGACCTGCTGGTGTCCGGCGCGCTGAATGCCAAGACGCAAAGTGTGACGCTGATGGGCGCCAACATCACGGGCAGCGGCGTGATCACGGCCAGCTACCTGGACGCCATTGCGGGCGGCAGTGTCGGCCTGAGCGGCGCCAACCTGGTCGATCGCGTCACCGGTAGCTCCAATGGCAACTTCGGGTATAGCGGCGCCGGCGATTACGTTGTGAGCAATATCGACGCCGGTCAGAACAGTATCGCGCTGTCGGGGCCCGGCAACATTTTCCAGACTGTCGATGATGGCGCACTCCGCGCGCTGTCGCTGAGTGTGAGCACGCCGGGCGAGGTGAGCCTGCTGGGGAACAACCGCATCACCGCGCTTAGCGCCACGGATGTGGGTTCGCTGTCGCTCTATAACGGTCAGGCGCTGACGTTGGGGAACGTCTCGCTGAGCAGCGGGTCTACCGGCGCTGTCAACGTGGAGGCGACTGGCATCACGGTGAGCGGCACCTTGAACGGCCGCGCGCAGAAGGTATCGTTGTCGGGCGGTTCGGTGGTGGTGAGTCACACCGGAACGGCCGGCACTTTCGAGATCGGCGCCGATGCACTGACGCTGGCGGCGGACCTGACGTCCAGCTACGCGATTGTGCATCCGTACAGCAGCGACTACAAAATGGTGATTGGCACCAACGCCGGCTGTGGAGGCGATTGCCTGGCGGTGAGCAATCTGTGGCATTTGTCAGCGCCAAGCGTGACGCTGGGCTCGACCGATGCCACGCTCAACCTGGGCAATATCACGGTGGCTGGCATCATCGGCGGCAATGGCGGCACGCTGGCGACCCGTAATGCTGCGACCACTCGCATTGCGCTGTTCAGCAATAGCGGCCACATTACCCAGACCGGCGCCATTGATGTGCAGGATCTGGCATTGCAGACCTCCGACAATATAATGCTGACCAATTCGGGCAATACCGTCACCAACCTGGCGGTGGCGCAGACCGGATCGGGGCACCTGCACTTCGCCAATACCGGTACGCTGGCGATTGCGCAGCTCGACGGCATCGATGGCGTCAGCAGCAATGGTGATGTGGAGCTGTCGGTGACCGGCGGCGGCGTGGTGCGCGGTAGCGGCATGGCGTTGACGGCGGATTCGCTGACCTTGAACACCACGGGCGGCGTGGGCGCCAACGGCAGCCCGCTGGTGACCGAGGTGTCTGACCTGACGGTGACCAATACGGCCGGTAGCAGCAGCATGGCGGGAATTTATATCGCCAACACCAACCACAATACGCAGATGATGACGGTGCATGACGTTACGCAGGTGAACGCGGGAGGCGGTAATGGCGGCGCCATCAGCATCGATAATACCGGCGGCATGAAGATTGCCGGTACGGTGGCGACCACCACTGGCGCGATCGCTTTGCAGACGCATAGTCCGCTGGTGGTGGATGGCTCTGTCGCGTCGGATAGCGGCAATATCACGTTGGCCGCGGGTACGGGCTATGACGTTAGCAATACAATTACGATCGGTAACGGCGCGGTGGTGAAGTCGATCAGTGGGCATGTGGCCGTTACGGCGACATCGTATAGCTCCGCCGGTCAGGTGCAGGATGTGAATGGGGCGGTGACGGCAACGCTGGTGCCGGCTCCTACGCCAACGCCGACGCCAACGCCAACGCCAACGCCAACGCCAACGCCAACGCCAATGCCGACGCCGACGCCGACGCCGACGCCAACGCCTGTGCCGACTCCAGTACCAACTCCAGTACCAACGCCGACGCCAGTACCGACGCCTGTGCCAACGCCAGTACCGACGCCTGTGCCAACGCCAGTACCGACGCCAGTACCGACGCCAGTGCCGACCCCTGTGCCGACGCCAGTGCCAACACCGGTACCGACTCCGGTACCGACCCCTGTACCGACGCCAGTGCCGACCCCTGTGCCGACGCCTGTACCGACGCCTGTACCGACGCCTGTACCGACGCCTGTACCAACACCGGTGCCAACGCCAACGCCAACGCCGCCGCCATCGGCCGACATCTGCACCATCGCGCCGAATTCGGCGTTGTGCCAAGTGCTGTCGCCGCCAACGGCTTCAGAGCCGGTCAAGCCAGTCCAGCAGGCATCCAACGAGGTCATCAAGACCTTGTCGACCAGCGACGGTGTGCCGGGCAGCAGCTCGTCCGGCAGTTCCAGCTCGGGCGGCGCGGCCACATCGTCCACGCCTGACGACAGCAAGAAGACGGACAAAGTAGAAGCAACCAGCGACAAGACCGGAACGAAAAATGAACCAACTAAAAAGACTTACTGCAATTAA